Proteins co-encoded in one Longimicrobium sp. genomic window:
- a CDS encoding glycosyltransferase family 4 protein, with amino-acid sequence MSTVAPVSPLAGVRFLFLLLDWDDFRRNRLALARALRDLGAGVAVMMDTSGMPEGVADGFRIIPWSVARGSLNPVTELRSLAQVVAAYRRYQPDLAHHFALKPVVYGGIAARLSRGVVYANTVTGLGMAFTSRSWKAPFLRRLILVLLRLAAGHRRARIICQNRDDLEVLSRAGAAGPDRSVVIRGSGVDLETYVPVPEPGGAPVVLYAGRMMREKGVEDFAAAARELRARGVSARFVLVGKPDPAHRSSVGEETLQAWSAAGEVEWWGARADMAAVIGAAAVVCLPSWYGEGLPKVLLEAGACGKAMVATDVPGCRELVIDGETGILVPPRDPAALAGALARVLCDPELRRVLGTNARRAAETEFGADRVVRETLAVYEELLATRSPGDGRG; translated from the coding sequence GTGAGCACCGTGGCGCCCGTGAGCCCCCTGGCCGGGGTGCGGTTCCTATTCCTCCTCCTGGACTGGGATGACTTCCGCCGAAACCGGCTGGCGCTCGCCCGCGCACTCCGGGATTTGGGCGCCGGGGTCGCGGTGATGATGGACACGAGCGGCATGCCGGAAGGGGTGGCGGACGGATTCCGGATCATCCCCTGGTCCGTGGCGCGAGGGAGCCTCAACCCGGTGACCGAGCTGCGCAGCCTCGCCCAGGTGGTCGCCGCCTACCGGCGTTACCAGCCGGATCTGGCGCACCACTTCGCGCTGAAGCCGGTGGTCTACGGCGGCATCGCGGCGCGGCTCAGCCGCGGGGTCGTGTACGCGAACACCGTCACCGGGCTGGGGATGGCGTTCACCTCGCGTTCGTGGAAGGCTCCCTTTCTGCGCCGCCTGATCCTCGTGCTGCTGCGGCTGGCCGCCGGGCACCGGCGCGCGCGAATCATCTGCCAGAATCGCGACGACCTCGAGGTGCTGTCGCGGGCGGGCGCCGCTGGCCCCGACCGCTCGGTCGTGATCCGTGGGTCCGGTGTGGACCTGGAGACGTACGTGCCGGTGCCGGAGCCCGGCGGCGCGCCGGTGGTTCTATACGCGGGCCGCATGATGCGCGAGAAGGGGGTCGAAGACTTTGCCGCCGCGGCACGGGAGCTCCGTGCGCGCGGCGTTTCCGCGCGATTCGTCCTGGTCGGAAAGCCGGATCCGGCGCATCGCAGCTCCGTGGGCGAAGAGACGCTGCAGGCGTGGTCAGCGGCGGGAGAGGTCGAATGGTGGGGAGCGCGCGCCGACATGGCCGCCGTGATCGGCGCCGCAGCGGTCGTGTGCCTCCCGTCGTGGTACGGCGAGGGGCTCCCCAAGGTGCTGCTGGAAGCGGGGGCGTGCGGCAAGGCGATGGTGGCCACGGACGTGCCGGGATGCCGCGAGCTGGTGATCGACGGCGAGACGGGGATCCTCGTCCCGCCCCGCGATCCCGCCGCGCTCGCGGGGGCGCTGGCGAGGGTGCTGTGCGACCCGGAGCTCCGGCGCGTCCTGGGGACCAACGCGCGCCGCGCCGCCGAGACGGAGTTCGGCGCGGACCGCGTGGTGCGGGAAACGCTCGCGGTGTACGAGGAGCTGCTGGCCACCCGTTCTCCGGGAGACGGAAGAGGATGA